accgaaccgaaccgaaaataggtcaagtactaaatggatcctctagcccctatccgaattacccgaaacccgaaatacccgaaacccgaaatacctgaaccaaaccgaactgaTACCCGAAATGTCCAGGCCTAATAAGATCCATATTACCGAATTACGCAAGATATATTAAGATAAAATAGTAATTATCCATGTTTGGTGGGCTTTGGGTGCACTAATCACCTTAGAGGGTTCTtatcttaattttgatttaaagaaaaatcaaaaatacatGATAATGGAAGATATGGTTCTTAATCAGGGGAAGGAGGAGTCGGCTCTTAGTGGACACCTGTCAACACAAGGTCTGAAGAACCTCAACACACACAGGTGGtcgaagaagaaacaagagagaggaAGATCACACAAGGTCTGTTAAGTCATGCGAATTCTTGCTGCTCGCCTCGCTAACGTAATTTCCCAAGACTTTTCATCTATAAAGTTTTCCTCTTTTCAAACCTCTCTGTACCTTTTTGTTGTTTTCCATATCAATGGGTTTAACGGGTCGTCGTCACCACCGATTCGTCTGAAatctgaattttaaaatttgcagcATTTTCGCAGAGGAAGAAATGGGTATCTTCGATCTCAGGACTTCTCCTCGTTGACCAAGAAAGGTGCCTCCTTTTTATCTCCTCTGTGTTATTTTTCAAGTTCGTCTAATCTGCCTAGAGAGATTGTCTCGTGGGAGTAAGATAAGAGGTTGAAGCCCTTTGATTTGATAATCTGATGAGTAGGTTCAGTAGTAGTAACAGTAGTAAAAAGACTCGGATAATCACATTTGCTTGTAATTTTACTCCAAAGTGGTTACTTTGTTTGATCAATTAGTAATTTAGTAGTCTACTTTTAGTTACAGTGATGAAAGTAACCATTGACTTGATAATTGATGAGCTTTGGGTtcagtagtagtagtagtagtaactAGTAATCAAGTCCATTGTCACTTGACAGTAGTGAAGAGTCTCGGTTTCAATTGGAATAATCACATTTGCTTGTAATTTTACTCCAAAGTTGTGACTTCAGTTGGTACATTTGTAGTTTACTCTTAGTTACAGTGAAAAAAACTAAGAGACAGAGTAGAGGAGGGACTTAGATTTGGGGGTTTGCTGATGTTTGCTTCGGTTTTCTAGAGGATCTTACATTCGAGGAAGAAGCTGAGAGGAAGATAGGATGGATGCTGAAGCTTTTCTTTGCTGGGACAGCAACATATGTTGGGTACCAGTTCTTCCCTTATATGGGTATGTTAATCTGTATAGTTCaaatgttagttttttttttacattctttGTTGTGTGGTTTGCTGATGGGGTTTTAATCGGTATGTGAATTTGAACGGAAAATATTTTTCTCCAATGCTctgattattgttttttttatttgctcttttgtttctttgctGACTTTAATTTTATAGGCTTTTATAGGGGAATTGCTCCTGGAGTCACTGGATCTCTAGCCACTGGAGCAACTTACTTTGGTGTTATTGAGTCCACAAAGAAATGGATTGAAGAGTCTCATACCAACTTAGGCGGGCACTGGGTACACTTTATTGCAGGAGCTATTGGTATGGTATCTACTCTCCTCTCTCGTTCATCTGATCAATAAGTTGGTGGTAAAGATAGGAGGACAACGTATGTTCACTCATGTAGAAGCTGACTTTGAATGCCAATAAATCAGACATTTcaatgttatgtgatgatttaAACTATGGATATCGTGGGTCTGTAAAAGATAAGATTGCGGTTTTGAGCAAAACCGCACAAGGGAAAGGTTACAAGAATTGCTGAAGGCATATGAAGCAACATCAAAAGTTGTCAGGTACGTTCTTTTAAGTTAAGTAGTTTTGCGGCATAACTTGTAACAAAACGTTTCAAGCATCACTACCACTATGTTCGTTTCTACATCCTCATAGACTTTGTCTTCGATCTTTTGAGTTGTTGGATAAGGAGACGAATATACTTATATGATTGCTTTTTATGGACTGTAAAACTGCACAAGACGCATGGTTTTCTATGATCTACACAAACTTTGAGCTGCTTGATTTGAGTGGGTATTTTTAAAAACCATAATTAAGAGACTTGCAATAAACCACTTAGATGTTCAAATCTCTTTCTAAGTCTCTTAACTcacttttacattttaaaaactattaaaaattaattaaaagacTCTTTAAAGAGTtttgggataatgatgctcttagcaCTTGCGTGATTAAAAACGAGATACAGACAAAAGTGTGCATGATGTGGCTGGAGATCATTGGTTGGAATAAAAAACAGAATGGCGGGATGAAGTGGTTGCAGCGACGTGGATGCTACATGAACCATCGTGTTGCGTTGCTCTCTTCTCATTTCTCACCCTTCTCCGTCGTTATGGCTTCCGAGAAAGAGGCTGCTCTAGCCGCCATTCCTTCCGATTCTCCGACCATGTAAGCCTTTTTCTATGTAAGCTATGCGATGTGATTTTGGCTGTAACTTGTGTAGTTAGCTCTTTCAGTAGGAACACTTTATGTTAGCTGATGTCAATGATGGatgaataaatatttcattgcaaTAGACTGACTGTCATTTTGTGCAAAGTCATAGAGATTCTCTTTACTTTTTCAAGATcttgttttcttatattatcTTTTGTTGGAACGTTTCGTTTTCTTGAGCTGAATTGATGTTAGCATTTTATTTGGCTTTATGCTTCGAACATGCAGTTTTGACAAGATCATCAGCAGAGAAATTCCACACCACGTGGTTTATGAGGATGACAATGTACTTGAAACCCTTGTAACTCTTCAATATCACTGTTCCTATGGCATGTTTTCTCAAATCATTTTGCATGATTATGCAGGTCTTAGCATTTAGGGACATAAGGCCCCAGGGACCCATTCACATCCTTGTCATACCAAAAGTGAAGGATGGCTTAACTGGTCTCTCTAAGGTACCTAATTCACTTACACCTTTCAAAGTTGAACCCTCAAAATATCCCCGCAAAAAGCATGACAACTGTTGAACTAATAACGTGTATGGTTATGGTAATGCAGGCTGAGGAGAATCACTCGACATCTTGGGCCGCCTTCTCTACGTTGCCAAGCTTGTAGCAAAACAAGAAGGCCTAGATGACGGTTTCAGAATTGTGATCAATGATGGTCCACAAGGCtgtatgtattaatatataactCTACATCTTCAATAACCATATTCACACATCTAACAAAGGGACCTCATGGTCCTCATCGTTGATGTTTTTCACCTTCTTGTGTGTTTTGCAGGTCAAGCGGTGTATCACATTCATGTTCATGTTATTGGAGGACGCCAAATGAACTGGCCTCCTGGATAAAAAGATCTCATCTACTAGTGACTGTTGTCCTGGTTATAAGAGGAACCGTCAGAGTTTGCTATTGTGAGTATTGTCTTCTgtctttacaaaataaaaagctTGGGacattttgaccaaaaaaaaaaaaaaaaaaaaaaaaagaagcttggGACATAGTATCGTTATGCTTAAGAAAACTTTGTTTTATGTTAAGAAAAGATTATTTGACTCTTAACTTTTGACTTTGTAAAACATTCAATGGTAAaacaagtttgaaacttttgagTAAAAACAGAGAGCCAT
This Brassica napus cultivar Da-Ae chromosome C6, Da-Ae, whole genome shotgun sequence DNA region includes the following protein-coding sequences:
- the LOC106402325 gene encoding LOW QUALITY PROTEIN: adenylylsulfatase HINT1 (The sequence of the model RefSeq protein was modified relative to this genomic sequence to represent the inferred CDS: inserted 1 base in 1 codon) is translated as MMWLEIIGWNKKQNGGMKWLQRRGCYMNHRVALLSSHFSPFSVVMASEKEAALAAIPSDSPTIFDKIISREIPHHVVYEDDNVLAFRDIRPQGPIHILVIPKVKDGLTGLSKAEENHXDILGRLLYVAKLVAKQEGLDDGFRIVINDGPQGCQAVYHIHVHVIGGRQMNWPPG